From one Anopheles bellator chromosome 1, idAnoBellAS_SP24_06.2, whole genome shotgun sequence genomic stretch:
- the LOC131215816 gene encoding WD repeat-containing protein 87, with product MSSNKLPRRTQELDLPAPQSSIKKPQNRASRIAQPVRKSAKPTGLSEIRRSRSMDRGLNVLPLPTTATKKSLNPRSSSATPQLRTPMRSGGLHPADAVPPSTAERERCTVDAALVFDYLAVANIADLPREFVERGNMKSMSMKQFLIIVAHLLRQIGGSRYKIGANFVEDIVRAITELQCPFTINKSMLKTPTAPYSMGPIVSLLTWLIQLAPQPRSEAEWAPTLVKAEEFPSTDFTRFFYQSSIECFHLWNMKREEEFEAKVETVVDRLVACKTGGLTQAEVQQRTEQIVRQLEAIGKESGMGPTREQSLDGVQREIAERMREESRLVEEVKRLSKQVSKQEQQQYRRQDEYYDCESAIHKLKEELAQQQMTIRQRDEMCCTIALKERLIAAKHNALHCLEEASSDHQIKLSHMIQQKIDGLTMLNTQLHNFANALESDITFTPMELNRLMESRPEELAAALSDLDQQLNDVFNQQRQLFLKLSAEKCLYERQVNDAQLMLAPLEMAVAEQSERLAKLHKQRDAIMVEFGSLATRIAETKVSRKKEEDLALRIEQIKANLARNENAIEKLGRHKQQLMQNALMSCQRAISEKDHKRATLVAQLDHCEAIMKKIVDVLKISTEEPDST from the exons ATGTCTTCTAACAAGCTTCCCCGCCGTACGCAAGAACTGGATCTGCCCGCACCGCAATCGTCGATTAAAAAGCCACAAAA CCGCGCCAGTCGAATAGCTCAGCCGGTACGGAAATCCGCCAAGCCGACGGGCTTGAGTGAAATAAGACGCTCAAGGTCGATGGACCGTGGCTTGAACGTGCTGCCTCTACCGACGACCGCAACCAAAAAGTCGCTCAacccacgcagcagcagcgccacacCACAACTAAGAACTCCTATGCGCTCTGGTGGCCTGCACCCCGCAGACGCTGTGCCGCCGTCTACAGCGGAACGAGAAAGGTGCACTGTTGACGCGGCGCTCGTGTTCGATTATCTTGCCGTGGCTAACATTGCCGATCTGCCCAGGGAGTTTGTGGAACGAGGCAACATGAAGTCCATGTCGATGAAACAGTTTCTTATCATCGTGGCGCACTTGCTGCGTCAGATTGGGGGTAGTCGGTACAAGATCGGTGCCAACTTTGTCGAGGATATCGTGCGTGCCATTACGGAACTTCAGTGTCCGTTTACCATCAACAAGTCGATGCTGAAAACACCGACGGCGCCGTACTCGATGGGCCCGATCGTGAGCCTGCTAACGTGGCTCATTCAACTGGCACCGCAACCCCGCAGCGAAGCGGAGTGGGCCCCGACCTTAGTGAAGGCTGAAGAATTTCCATCCACGGACTTTACGCGCTTTTTCTACCAATCGTCCATTGAATGCTTTCACCTGTGGAACATGAAAAGGGAGGAAGAATTCGAGGCAAAAGTGGAAACTGTGGTCGATCGTTTGGTGGCGTGCAAAACGGGCGGTCTCACGCAGGCAGAAGTGCAGCAGCGTACCGAGCAGATAGTGCGCCAGCTGGAAGCAATCGGTAAAGAGTCCGGTATGGGGCCGACCCGTGAACAAAGCTTAGATGGCGTACAGCGCGAGATTGCCGAACGAATGCGCGAAGAGAGTCGGTTGGTGGAGGAAGTAAAACGACTGTCGAAGCAGGTTAGCAAACAAGAGCAACAGCAGTACCGGCGGCAGGACGAGTATTACGATTGTGAAAGTGCCATTCACAAACTGAAGGAAGAGCTTGCCCAGCAACAGATGACGATCCGGCAGCGCGACGAGATGTGCTGCACGATCGCACTCAAAGAACGGTTGATCGCTGCCAAGCACAACGCGTTGCACTGCCTAGAGGAAGCATCGTCCGACCATCAGATCAAACTGTCGCACATGATCCAGCAAAAGATCGACGGGCTGACCATGCTAAACACCCAGCTGCACAATTTTGCCAACGCTCTGGAGTCGGACATTACCTTTACGCCAATGGAACTGAACCGGCTGATGGAAAGCCGGCCGGAGGAACTGGCAGCAGCACTATCGGACCTTGACCAGCAGCTGAACGATGTGTTCAACCAGCAGCGTCAGTTGTTCCTTAAGTTGAGCGCCGAGAAATGTCTCTACGAGCGTCAGGTGAACGATGCACAACTGATGCTGGCCCCGCTGGAGATGGCGGTCGCTGAGCAGAGCGAGCGTTTAGCGAAGCTGCACAAGCAACGAGACGCGATCATGGTCGAATTCGGCTCTCTCGCAACAAGAATCGCTGAAACGAAAGTAAGCCGTAAGAAGGAAGAGGATTTGGCTCTCCGCATCGAACAAATTAAGGCCAATCTGGCGCGCAACGAGAACGCCATCGAAAAGCTGGGCCGCCACAAACAGCAGCTGATGCAGAACGCACTGATGAGTTGCCAGAGGGCAATATCGGAAAAGGATCACAAAAGAGCTACTTTAGTGGCGCAGCTTGATCACTGTGAAGCTATTATGAAAAAGATTGTCGACGTGCTTAAAATAAGTA
- the LOC131205954 gene encoding nuclear valosin-containing protein-like, whose amino-acid sequence MLQRKAQQVSFDPMIIPRVKQYLEENVHQTYVDVGVMARELQQRYREYNRRKAVPFRLLVEHAYRTVLHSYGLDSNPSSENDEEALSDVEVMDETGAGRNQMSSTLTNMYMGRGNRSPATSTVAGGGPVNQSGAAVGEAIDISSDDEEQQATAEGDEQANFISTHVASNKHVTVTKVTRANKVREDETSNESIESSNGKNIAPETKRRRMDNGAPITMQLLSNIRNDSHANINPSSLAAAPTNKKPSTANYQPTVGGKAKRYRKEVVARTVSTTFADVGGMDRLLKELCELLLHVKHPEIYRQIGLPPPRGFLLHGPPGSGKTLLAQAIAGQLKVDLIEIPATELIAGVSGESEERIRDVFEQAAAMSPCVLFIDEIDAISSNRINAQKDMERRIVAQLLSSLDTLGTLEGGEGVIVIGATNRADALDPALRRVGRFDQEISLGIPDREARQQILKIICRKLKMANNLDYGELAKLTPGYVGADLLALATRAANTAIKRLFTEQEKRILSNTSKPVSNDTDDVVAIEDEPDEVVNLDDEKDDVANDADENASNEAGVSSTGQKADDDKKDEAEPAVTTSSETETPAVASEPVAKEGETAAAEQTRQMEVDAETAVPEPSTPFSGTGEPAVGVEKAPSMEVDAAEGKIEQLNVPEQAQPEASENHVNGEATDVVVSSVSPEEEATDVTPSIPLLQATMEMTLEKMLDLLLNHQNELSKEELDGLCIQRDDFMESLKTLQPSAKREGFITVPDVTWNDIGSLGDIREELKLAILAPVKYPRRLKLLGLNAPSGVLLCGPPGCGKTLLAKAVANEAGINFISVKGPELLNMYVGESERAVRQCFQRARNSAPCVIFFDEFDSLCPKRSDTKEGSAGTRVVNQLLTEMDGIEERKGVFLMAATNRPDIVDPAILRPGRLDKILYVGLPGTTDRVDILRALTKNRTQPPLDEDVQFERVAALTEGYTGADLAGLVRQASLQTLKDSIVGEGEQEDRDGSTGEKDATEAMLQVHMAHFLEAIRTMKPSVNQEDKKHYEKLRLKYGASNAVC is encoded by the exons ATGTTGCAACGGAAGGCGCAGCAAGTGTCCTTCGATCCGATGATTATACCGCGTGTGAAGCAG TACTTGGAGGAGAATGTCCATCAGACGTACGTGGACGTAGGAGTGATGGCGCGGGAACTACAGCAGCGTTACCGTGAGTACAACCGGCGCAAAGCGgtgccgtttcgtttgctGGTGGAACATGCGTACCGTACGGTGCTGCATAGCTACGGGCTTGACAGCAATCCGTCGAGTGAAAACGACGAGGAAGCCCTGTCGGACGTGGAGGTGATGGACGAGACCGGTGCGGGCCGCAATCAGATGAGCAGCACGCTGACAAACATGTACATGGGCAGGGGtaatcgatcgccggccacATCGACGGTCGCCGGAGGTGGACCCGTGAACCAGtccggtgccgccgtcggTGAAGCCATAGATATCAGCAGCGACGATGAGGAGCAGCAAGCGACGGCCGAGGGCGATGAGCAGGCCAACTTTATCTCAA CTCACGTGGCTTCAAACAAACACGTAACGGTCACGAAGGTGACACGGGCCAACAAGGTGCGTGAAGATGAAACGAGCAACGAGAGCATCGAGAGCAGTAACGGTAAGAATatcgcaccggaaacgaagcgCCGGCGAATGGACAACGGAGCCCCGATCACGATGCAGCTGCTGTCGAACATCCGCAACGATTCGCACGCTAACATTAATCCGAGTTCTCTTGCGGCTGCTCCTACCAACAAGAAGCCAAGCACAGCAAACTATCAACCGACGGTTGGGGGAAAAGCGAAACGGTATCGCAAGGAGGTAGTGGCTCGTACGGTCAGCACCACGTTCGCGGACGTTGGTGGCATGGATCGATTGCTAAAGGAGTTGTgtgaactgctgctgcacgtgAAGCATCCGGAAATCTACCGGCAGATTGGGCTACCACCGCCAAGGGGCTTTCTGCTCCACGgtccacccggttccggtaaaACGTTGCTCGCGCAAGCTATCGCTGGG CAACTGAAAGTCGATCTGATCGAGATTCCTGCCACGGAGCTGATTGCTGGCGTTTCCGGGGAATCGGAGGAGAGAATACGGGACGTGTTCGAGCAGGCGGCCGCAATGTCTCCCTGTGTGCTGTTTATCGATGAAATCGATGCAATTTCATCAAATCGGATCAACGCACAGAAGGACATGGAACGGCGTATCGTCGCGCAGCTGCTCAGCAGTCTCGATACCCTCGGGACACTCGAGGGAGGTGAAGGTGTAATCGTTATAGGGGCCACCAACCGGGCCGATGCTCTCGATCCGGCACTGCGTCGTGTGGGTCGTTTCGACCAGGAGATATCGCTCGGCATTCCGGACCGTGAAGCTCGGCAGCAGATACTGAAAATTATTTGccgcaaattgaaaatggccaacaatctCGATTATGGTGAGCTGGCTAAGTTGACCCCCGGGTATGTGGGGGCCGATTTGCTGGCACTGGCCACGAGGGCAGCTAACACGGCCATCAAACG tCTCTTCACCGAACAGGAGAAAAGGATTCTATCTAACACATCAAAGCCGGTGAGCAACGATACGGACGACGTGGTTGCCATCGAGGACGAGCCTGACGAGGTGGTTAATCTTGACGATGAGAAGGACGATGTCGCCAACGATGCGGACGAAAACGCCAGCAATGAGGCCGGCGTTTCATCGACCGGACAAAAGGCGGATGACGATAAGAAAGATGAGGCCGAACCAGCGGTCACTACTTCGtcggaaaccgaaacacccGCCGTTGCGTCGGAGCCGGTGGCAAAGGAGGGCGAAACGGCTGCCGCAGAACAGACCCGTCAGATGGAGGTGGATGCAGAAACGGCAGTGCCCGAGCCGTCCACACCTTTCTCCGGGACTGGTGAACCTGCGGTGGGGGTCGAAAAAGCTCCCTCCATGGAGGTGGACGCAGCGGAAGGAAAGATCGAGCAACTCAACGTGCCCGAGCAAGCGCAACCCGAGGCCAGTGAGAATCATGTGAATGGTGAAGCTACCGACGTGGTCGTTTCGTCGGTATCGCCGGAGGAAGAAGCGACCGACGTGACACCGTCGATACCGCTCCTGCAAGCCACCATGGAGATGACGTTGGAGAAAATGTTGGATCTCTTGCTGAACCACCAGAATGAGCTGTCGAAAGAAGAACTCGACGGATTGTGCATTCAACGGGACGACTTCATGGAGTCACTCAAAACCTTGCAACCGTCGGCGAAGCGCGAAGGATTTATCACCGTACCGGACGTGACATGGAACGACATTGGTTCGCTGGGCGATATACGCGAGGAGTTGAAGCTGGCCATTCTGGCACCAGTAAAGTACCCGCGGCGCTTGAAGCTACTCGGGTTGAATGCACCCTCCGGTGTGCTGCTTTGCGGACCGCCAGGTTGCGGCAAGACACTGCTTGCCAAAGCGGTCGCCAACGAAGCGGGCATCAATTTCATATCTGTCAAAGGGCCCGAATTGTTGAACATG TACGTCGGTGAATCGGAACGCGCTGTCCGGCAGTGCTTTCAGCGGGCACGCAACTCGGCTCCGTGCGTGATCTTTTTCGATGAGTTCGACTCCCTGTGCCCAAAGCGGTCGGACACGAAAGAGGGCAGTGCGGGGACGCGTGTCGTCAACCAGTTGCTCACGGAGATGGATGGTATCGAAGAGCGCAAGGGAGTATTCCTGATGGCGGCCACCAATCGGCCCGACATCGTCGACCCGGCCATTCTGCGTCCTGGGCGTTTGGATAAGATTTTATACGTCGGATTGCCAGGAACAACCGATCGGGTTGATATTCTGCGAGCGTTGACCAAAAATCGGACCCAACCGCCGCTGGACGAAGATGTGCAGTTTGAAAGGGTGGCCGCACTAACGGAGGGTTACACGGGAGCCGATTTGGCCGGTCTCGTGCGCCAAGCTTCGCTGCAAACACTAAAAGATTCCATTGTCGGTGAGGGCGAGCAGGAGGACAGAGACGGAAGCACCGGAGAGAAGGATGCAACGGAGGCGATGCTGCAGGTACATATGGCGCACTTCCTGGAGGCGATACGAACAATGAAACCATCCGTAAACCAAGAG GACAAAAAGCATTACGAAAAACTGCGCCTCAAGTACGGTGCTTCTAACGCTGTGTGCTAG